A single window of Salvia splendens isolate huo1 chromosome 6, SspV2, whole genome shotgun sequence DNA harbors:
- the LOC121808954 gene encoding uncharacterized protein LOC121808954 produces the protein MNPARHEALTWEEFKEEVYDKYIPMSYRRAKIVEFHTLKQGNMTVTEYDRALCEMTRYAPELVDTDEKMTAKFRSGLRHEIRVAMASRRGISYSEILSCALDVEEALPKDETTVNPTPPTPQPNYRDKRKWEDNRAPYDNKRHRSTFRQTQDYDRQAMPQPRGNQQKAPHCNRCSKYHFGECRAGGIRCFTCGGNGHMSRECPNNNKGGMWNRQGHGEQQQQPQPIRQVAPQQARAYALKGNEGQEQQTDKD, from the coding sequence ATGAACCCTGCCCGCCACGAGGCGCTCACATGGGAAGAATTCAAGGAAGAGGTGTACGACAAGTACATTCCCATGAGCTATAGACGGGCGAAGATAGTGGAGTTCCACACCCTGAAACAGGGAAACATGACGGTGACGGAGTACGACCGTGCTCTTTGTGAAATGAcccgatatgcgcccgagttagtggacaccgatgagaagaTGACCGCAAAATTCCGTTCTGGCCTTAGACACGAGATAAGGGTAGCCATGGCCAGCCGCAGAGGAATCTCGTACTCTGAAATTTTGAGTTGCGCTTTAGATGTGGAAGAAGCACTACCAAAGGACGAGACGACGGtgaatcctacaccaccaacACCTCAACCAAACTATcgagacaagaggaagtgggaagACAACCGAGCTCCTTATGACAACAAGCGACACCGTTCTACTTTTCGCCAGACGCAAGACTATGACCGGCAAGCCATGCCACAGCCGAGAGGGAATCAACAGAAGGCACCCCACTGCAACCGgtgctccaagtaccacttTGGCGAGTGTAGAGCTGGAGGCATCCGATGCTTCACTTGTGGTGGAAATGGACATATGTCTCGAGAGTGCCCGAATAACAACAAAGGAGGAATGTGGAATAGGCAGGGACATGGGGAACAACAGCAACAACCACAACCCATTCGACAGGTGGCCCCACAGCAAGCGAGAGCGTACGCGCTGAAAGGAAATGAAGGGCAGGAACAGCAAACCGACAAGGACTGA